CTTTAATATGTGGAGTtaatatgggttttttttttttttttttaagaaacaatatgGGCTTTTTAATGAAAACGGTTCAATttgatttaataaatattttgtatatatgaaTTGCACcgcatataaatataaatatttatatttggtaTGACTCTTCCTTAATgctatattatttaatattaatattttaaattatcaccattagattacaagagttttcttgtttctcaaaaaaaaaaaaaatacaagttttctttattattaacaaacatgtcaaatttcgttTTGATTAATCAATGTTATTTACTGTTTAATAATGTATTATATGTACAATTTTAAAGTCCAAAAAACTTAATCTCTAAATTTTACAAACATGGATAGACTAAGaggacaacaaaataaataatttttttgagagataattacaatatgctgctaaccccgcaaCTCGAACCTTTTCATCCCCTAGACTCCCAACCctttgtgcatggggaggtgtcaaataatttaaaatgttaGAGAGGTAATAGGTGGTGGCTctagtaaattatttttcagAGTGGTcactaaaaaacttaaattaataaaaaaaatttaaaaaataaaaacttgaatatgttaacatcaaaaaagaaaaaaaaaaaaaaaacacgcccaaatacataaagttttaaaattttcttcacaagtttttatattttgaaattattatatgATATGATAACTTCATTATCAATGTTATTAGCTACATCTATTTCAATGTACACAATTAAACAATTATTAAACTACTAATCTCTCATTTAAGTACCAATATATTGCCTAAACaagtaacaatataaacaaaatgtattatctttttgaaaaaatatatcacataaatccaacaaattcgGCTAAAGACTCAAGTATTAATAGACTAACTATTTAAAAAGTGtgcatttttaaataaaaaaaattgcaatctCAAAATATGccatttgaaaacacaatttaaaaaatcacaattaatcGTTTGATTTGGGCCTTTAGgccaatttgtttgtttggataattttttagaaatactatgtccacaacatttttgcaAAACATGCACAACAAAGCCTAGGTGGTAAgtttttactagttctaatttgaacataccactgaaattattttttttattcattagaTTCAACCTATTACCTAGGATTTATTACGAAAGTGTTgcaaaaatgttatgaatataatatttcttgcaatttttttgtgaggtagaatttaatttttaatgggctcaaattgttatttagggtgtttaagctttttttagggtggtcaagtttttttttttggggtgaggTTTAGGTCCAGTATCCAGTTGTACTAGACCTGTTGAGATTATAACAAGTATCCACTTTTGAACACATGTCACCATcttaaccctattttttatgGTGGTCAACAACCcatattaattgaaaaattaattttttaaaggtacattaaaaaaaatattcaagtcAAGGTGGTCATGTGACCACTCTAAACTACACTTGGTGCCGCCACTAGATGTAATATGTTTGCAGTCATTGATTTTGTGATTATAaaacttttatcatttttttccttaattttttcttttttgtttacaatTCATGATCAATAGTAAAATCGCTTTCTTATCTATGTGATTAATTTTATGGACAATTTGATAGGAGTCTTGGTGGCGCTGAGAATATGAATTAAGTGCAACAATGAAAATACAAAGTGTGCCTTTGGAAGAGCTTAATTCATCAATTTattcctttcaaaaaacaaattcatcaatatatttaacttttttttttcagaagatCAATATACTTAActtagtttgtttatttgtaaaaattaaattaaatcttgaaaaatatgatatttgaaAAGCCAAACGTTCCATTTTTGGTTGAAACAATAACATGTCATAAATTAAATTCATCAATAtattgtttattcatttttcaagTTTCTTTGCCCTTAAtgtattttgttaaatatttcttTGACCTGTGATGATTATGCTTTAGCACTGCTTGATTGAAACTGTTGCCAAACATGACCCATATCTCACTGCCCAAATGTTATTAGACAGCGTATTTAAATATTCCTAATGTATTGCAgcaatcaaaagaacaaaaagacaTTTTCGTCCAGCGCATTACTTACTTAAAATACAGTCATACTCTTTACTATGTGATACTGGGGTGGAAAAGTATGACTCTGGTGTTTTTGAAGCCAGTGGACACAAATGGTGGGCtctaattctttgttttttctatttaaatataaatatttacgTCTAATGTAGTCAGTTTTATTTTGCAGGAGGTTGTCTGTTTATCCAAAAGGAAACGAGAAATTGAATGGAAGTGGTCACATCTCAATATACTTGGCAATTGTTGACACCGAAAAGTACACTCTTGGCTGGGAAATTTATGTCAGCTTCAAATTGTTCCTGTTCGATCAAATACGAGACAAGTTTTTGACCATTCAAGGTTTGATCTCtcatagtgtatatatatatataaacttgcaTATTCATCTTTCATGATTGTATTTTGGTATAGTATTTTGGTATAAgttgttaaattaccaattttcTGAAAGAGTTAAGTTATTAGAAGATGGTAAATTTATTCACATGTTGGACACTTGAGCTACTATTGAGTAGGGACTCAACATGTGGAAATTTAAATAGAATGTGAGGAGATCATAGGAAAAATTTAAACTCAAGACTTTTTACTCTGATACCGtgttaaattttcaattatctCAAAAACTAATCTAACAtatctttttttgtgtgtagaTGTTGATGGGGTAATTAGAAGATTCCATGATATCAAGACTGAATGGGgctttcataaatttttatccCTTAAATCGTTCGAAGATCTTTCTCAAGGATATCTTGTCAATGATTGTTGCATATTTGGTGCTGAGCTTTTTGTTCATGAACGCAATGCCAAACGAGAGTTTCTTACTATGATAAAAGAGCCCCTTAACCGTACTATGACTTGGAAGATTGAAAACTTTTCATCACTAGATAAAGTGACATATTATTCTCAAATATTACAAGTTGGCGATGTGAAAtggtattaatttttattattattattttttgataggtattATTATAAGTTGGACTTTTATTGTTGTAgaaaagaaggaaggaaagtttcCTTTTTGAAACTTAGAACCTATTGTTTTTAACTCTTTTATTGAATCCATGCAGGAAGTTACTGGTTTACCCCAAAGGAATTTATAATGGAGAAATGAAAGCAatatctctcttcctcttatGTTGTGATTGTGTTCTACCTGAGCATAAATTTTTTGCAGAATTCAAAATACGTATAAGGGACCAAATTAACAATGAAAATCACGTGGAAAAATTAGGTATGTATgcttatatgtgtgtgtgcacaCACACGTGCCTCCCATTCTCTTTCACCTTGTTTTGTTCCTGTGTAAGttttgtctcaatttttttgttttgttttgttttgtttcttacaGAAAAACATTGGTTCACTACCTCTTCGAATGAATGGGGTTTCTCACACTTTATGCCTCTTAAGGATCTCCTAGATGCATCCAAGGGACTCCTTGTGAATGATGCTTTAATGGTAGAAGGAGAAATAATAGTTATGTCTAATGTTAAGTGATTCCCTAAAATGCTTGTCTAAGAAATTATAGCAAAAAACTATActttaaatattgtaaaaatactTCTTTATCCCGGAATTGCATTTGGGGAGGTTATGagattattataattattgtaattgcaAAGATGTCAATCTTAAAAGGGTTTAAATTTGTCTTCTTTATTTTGAAGCATATGCGTGCACTTGCTTTATATACATAAATACGCACCTGTATGCTCTAAATCATCTTAGTAGTACATAATAACTTTATAAAAGTTAAGTTCATCTTTTATATGATATAACTTTATATCAATCTAATActatttcataatttattatagatataatattttatcataCTCATAATTGGTATACGCTTTGACTCAAGTTATACCTggtattaattttgttaaaattaaatctCTTGGTatctttatattaaaattttaaatcaaatattctttcaatatttaTCATACACATCaaatttgatatcaataaaatgtgttttactattcaatcaataaattatgcaatagttcaataaaaaaattatgaaataatacatttttataacataaaaaatataaaaccagaactatatataaatgagatgattttttatcttcttattttttgtagaGCTCCACAATATGTATAATTGAACTCTACGATATATATTGAAGTATATCACTAGTGAAAGGGTAAGCCAAATGTCGTGCCCTAACAAGCGATTTATAGGCAATTGGTTTTATTATGGCTACCAAATTGACAATACTAGTTGTTAACCCATGCTTCACACagttcatattatatatatatatatatataataatttataaatttgtaaatattataagtagacataatttttttaaaattaattattttaaatagtatcatcaattattatataaagagttttttatttttattttgtgtaatcctctttttaatttgtagctaaacttttttttttttcctatgagAAGAAGCTAAATTTGATTGCCCTTGAAAAGGTAAGTTGTAAATGTTAGAATGCGAGAAATTATTAAGTGCACTTGAAGACCAGATTTGTAATGCTCAATGGCCTTCCCATTCAGTCATATAATGCATAGTAATCAATATTGCCCTTGAAAAGATAAGTTGTAAATGTCAGAATGCGAGATATTATTATGTTCACCTAAAGACCAGATTAGTGATATTTAGTGGTTTTCCCACTCAATCATGTAATGCATAGTAGTCAATATtgctatataataaaatttacttttattttttcttgtgcTACAATTATTAGTTTTGATCAATGTTGATGCCATACTAAtaagagattaaattttataaggatGTGGTGTGAAATTTAAGTTTTACCCCCTAATGCCAACATGCCAtatcattatattatttattaaagaaTAGACACAATCACattcaatcaattctaatacctaTTTAAAAATTCAACTTAACTATGAGTTTATTGAGATATAATCATGCGTGATAgagtttattgagatattaTTATGCATGGTAGGatgtattgagttttaagtaaaaactaATGTGGAAATCAGTTATTGGATGatgtaaaacatgaattttaccTTTCATCCTTACCAAAGTCAAACTTTAATAATAAGAATTGTTTTGTTTAGTGCAAAACTTGATGCAAATAAAGTTGGCAGGTTCTTTTCAAcaattattttcctttaatccagggacggaaccaggattcGAACTTGAGGGGGGCAAagcttaaaacaattttttttttatgaaaataaaaactaacttcTATTTcatatttaacaaaatactacatataaaataagtgtttcttaaacatttcaacacatttatcaaaatGGAACTCGGCATTATTTCAGAGGagatccaaaaatatatatatttaagggcaaatcttaaattttcaaattacatatgtataccagttttttttttttttttttttttttttttttttttaaatgggggTCTATTaggaccaaaatttaaaatttcaacatatatatacacactagctttttttttttttttttttttttttttttttttttggggggtgggggtggtgtgggggggggggggggggggggcaatggccccccccTGCCCCACTGTAGTTCCGCCCCTGCTTTAATCAATATCGCTATGCTCAATCACACAacatatacataattttttttcttctttttttgcataatatttaaaattgaacATTAGGAAATTACATATCAATTCAATATCTCGAACATTCATTTAAATATTGGCCTTTTGTTAGTaagttctttttattaattgttatcCTTTGGCGGAAATTATCATTCTCAATCATACAACCTACACATTActtttgtatgtttttagaccccttaaaaccacaaccagattaacttaggtaattagccaagagattacttagtcaaattatcaaatttaggTTAATacacatatatcatattaatgtaaagtgcggaaaataaagagcacaacaatatgataatccaggaaaaccaaaccggtaaaaaacctaaggaggatttaacctaactatcctcaaggtaaaattgaatccactatgaaagaattgaagtttacacaatagcgacttagaccactatcatcctattactacctcgagtaggaaacttattaccatgaccacgtgacagctccgagtctacggactacttctttcttggatttccAGCAAGTACAATTACTCCCGCTTGTGTATCCTTACACTCTTGAAAGCAGCAACTAAATTCGACCACCAAGTTTTTGACATAATCTTAAATCTTGGAAACcgtaagtatgtgtgaaggcaaccatctcttgatctcacaaaagattcacacacacagcataaggagcaacataaaaccctacacgttaaacgggcttgggctgagttggaaattctgcaaaaaaaaaaaaaaaaaaaaaaaaaatttgcacgactttcgatcgatcgattctaattctcgatcaatcgagccaggcagatttacacagtaaatcctgcagcaactcgattccaattttacataaaaagcatatactttgagcaagtctaaacaagactaaaatgttttgattatggtttaccaacattacaaaatagagttctaatacattagttcctaattccttagaacttaacaactttaaatatttagatgaaagaattcaaattcaattaaaaatcaaCCGCTGAATTACACCTAACAAAATGAATTTACATGAACCAAAATTttagaagagaaaggaaaattacTATGTATTAATCAAACAATATTAGATATTTACAAATTGGAATCAAGagtaaaaatagagagagaatagGTTCAAAGCTTTAAATACAAAGCAACAAAATTATGAATTtcggagtgagagagagattaaagaagaaattaaagggttttgattgaatttttttggagCATCCCTTGCTTCTTTTAATAGTAGGACATTAATTTGTACCAAATTGGTCTTTTGTGTGCTGGCTCTTtcaccaatttttttcatttggcgGGAATCAACATGCTCAAATCCTAATCACATAACTTgtacattaataaaataaagaagggataattacagtaaacccacttGAGGTAAAGCCCGTTTGcgctttgcctacccgtggtttaaaacttacCACTTTGCCCACTTGAACTTCAATCCGTTACCCATccgttacccacctcacccccagccgttagaaaaacacatttttagggaaaaacaaacataacaaaaataaaaaagctaggGTTTTAATTGCTTAAGAACTCCTATAAGAACAAAGTACATGGAGCTTTTTCAAGTTCTTGATGAGATTTGATTTCACAGCGACTTCCATTAAGCCTTGAAACCTTTGCAAAGACGAGAGCTCCTCGCTTTCTATTAgaatactactactactacgATCCGATGCCGTTTTCTTCAACTCTGAGATTTTAGCCTCCATTGCCTTCAACTTCTTCTCACTTTCTTCTCTTTCGTATTCAATCTTCGTCCTCAACTCCTCCAGTTCCATTCTCAACTTTTGGTTCTCAATCTCCAACGCATCCACTCGCTTCGAAGCTCTATCAatctttgtgttcttggatGAGATCTCGCTCTCCAGGACAGGAACAATAGCCACCGACTCTTTCAAAAGCTTGTGCCCCAAGAGTTCGGTTTTCAACAGCGACTCCCGCTCGCGCAGATCTTCGACGATGCGAAGCAACTCGGTGACATCGGGTGGGCGAGGTTGAACCTGAGCGGAGGAGCGTGGAAAGTACACGCCGAAGGAGCGTGAGAACACGGCTTTCAGAGGAGCTTTATTAGTCGGACTCGGATTCGGTGACGGCGATTGAGGCTTCGGTGGCGTTTCTCGTTTCGAACTCGCCGAAGACTTTTGTAGACCCATTGCCATTCTCACCTTCCCAGCCACCATGGAAAGATCACGATTACACGAACCctctgtttttgtttatttcagACATACAGACAGATATAACCCTAAAAAGATTACAATATATTTCTTAGGTTTTAGGGGCTATGGTATACAGTGGGGAGAGAAGCCAAGATCAGAGTGGGATTTGTGTGCTATTCCTCCCCTTTGTTCTTATAGAAGTTCTTTAAGTAATCAAAACCCtagctttttgatttttgttatgttttttttttcctaaaaatgtgtttttctaacggctgggggtgaggtgggtaacggATGGGTAACGGATTGAagttcaggtgggcaaagtggtaagttttaaaccacgggtaggcaaagcaCAAACGGGCCttacctcaggtgggtttactgtaattatcccaataaagaaaaaacaatatttagatgaaaatctcacattcaaatccaaatccaaatcaatctTTGAATCTGCACCTCTCATTACCAAAATTttagataagaaagaaaattattacatcttgatcaaacaatatttgatatagcaatatatatatatatatattttttgatacaagatagaatttctactttaacctaatctaagtgtatatatatgtgaagctccctcttgaagacttgaacctCAGCCCTTatcccccacaccccacaagcatttatacttatagagtgaccattgaaccaagggtgtgcggtggtgaTATAACAATTTGAGATAGAGAAAGAATACCTTACATAGGAAATTTAAGTAGCTAATTGTGGATATTTAACGGCATGACAATTTGGGTGTGGATAGCTTAAAACttatagaaaattatttaatgtattttaagaagaaaattcaGGGTTATGATTGAATTTTTCTCGAGTAACCCGTAGTtatcattattataatatagtttttttagGAAGTCATTTAATTCATGCTTGGACAATAATTTCTACCAAAAATGGTTCttcttattctcaaaaaaaaaaaaaaaaaaagggttcttCTTCCTACTATTCATTCTGACATGGAACCTCAAACTCATTGTCACACACCACCGTGAACTTGTTCTCCCCCTTAACCCTAATAAGAACCATCTCTCCTTCACTATTTTTTGTTCCCACAACAACTTCATGTAGAATTTGATGGCAAAAGAAACGAGGATTTGAAGAaggtatgtatttttttggtaaaaggtATGTATATTCAATTGCAAGAAtgtctcttttaaatttctaCTTGAGCTTGGTCTATTTATATCAAAATGAAAAGCATGATGGAGAAtatcaatggtttttttttttttttcgaaaataATATCAGTGGTTGGTTCTAAACTTCTAATAATTGTGTGTGAATATTAGATGTATTGTGGGCAGCGAGGATTAATTCctaaaaggcatcaccttgatAAAGGAAGGGGAAATTGCagaaacttttcaattttctctatTCTCTCATGTGCCTAGAAGTTGTAATATTGTGGCTGATTCTTTAgtcaaaaaagcaaaaacttaTTAGGGTACACAGGTCTGGTTGGAATCTTTACCAGAAGACATTGCCCCATTAGTTTCCTTTGATGTTCATTGATGTTTTAGCGTTCATTTGAATAAAAGCCCAGGCTTAAtagtctggtttctcaaaaaaagaaaaagaaaaagaagaagaatctaTGGGTAACGGTTtattaaataagaaataaaacggttgaattcaaaaaaaaaaaaaaaaagaaaaaagtctaAAGAGTAGAGTAATTGTCATAAATGCTTTTCACCAAAAACATTTTGTTTACTTGGACTACCAAAAGCTgtcatataataaattaatagtttttaccaaaaattacattgcaaagaaaaaaaagaaaagaagaagaaaaaataaagaaaaataaagacaataagtaaagataataaaataattgattctctttttgctcaaattaaaagataataaattgtTTTCATAGGGAATTTGGAATAttccaatcctttattaaactcaaaagaaaaacatgagAACCATGAAgtgcaaaaaagtaatctttgGGGCATATGAAGGTAGTCAGTTGACCATCTTCCTCATGTTGGACTTCCAGTAATCCTTCTCTTCCCTATGAATTGATCTCATGCTAGCAATCAGCCAAGCTTTGTAGCCTGAAGTAGGATGGAGAAACCGAGTGAAACAAATGTCTCTAGCCACCATCCTTTTCAACCAAGTTTTACAGATCTTTCCCAAGACCCTCTCAGTGAAGACCGAGATATGAAAGGCACCATCATCACTAGAAACCCCTTGACGGTCTCCAAATTGCCTTGGAATGTGGTCTAGGGAATAGAAAGAGCAACGACGAAGCCCAACCAAAGGAACACAGTTGTCTTTGAAGATGCGGTTGACCATGGCTGTAATGCATTACCATTCCACTACCCATTAGACATTAAAGGTGGCAAGACGCTTCAAGAATTTAGTGAACTTAGAGGGGTCCATCTCATTGTTTCCGAGCTTGTGGTCATGATAATGCTTGGGGAGATATTGACTAGGAGGGACACTTGGAGGATGAAGCAATCAAAGCCTCTCATATAGCCatatttgaagagagagagagagagagagagagagagagagagagagagagagagagagagagagagagagagagagagagagagagagagagagagagagaaaaggaagaaaaagaaagaatgagaggAAAAAGGAgagataaaatacaaaaaatgacaaTTGAAAGGTGACATAAGGAGCCTCGATGGattgaaaaccaaaaagaacCATGTAAAAATTAGAGGAATCTTGCTAGGTTGAGAACCTAAGCAAAAATTAGGGATCATACCTGAAGGAGGAGAGAACTCCTTGCAAAGAAGGTTGCTTCCTCCCAATGAACAATATTCAAACCATTAAGAGTTTCAGCTAAGATCATGCCTAAAGGGCTTCCCTTATTCAGATTGTTGACCATCAAGCACATCCTTTGATCTACTCGATATGTTTCATGCACCAAGAAATACCTCGCAAGAAGACATAAATAGAAGGCATTGAGATAATAAGAGCGTGCCCTACCAACCTTACCAGCCATAAGAATGGCCAATCGAGAGAGGTATGCAAAAACCATGCAAATGTTCAACTTGTTAAGCATATACCATTGCTGCGCCGCAACCAAAGAAATCCCCAAAAGGTCATGAGCCAAGTCAGCAAAATCCTCACTAATGGCAGGAAGGATAAGAGTGTGATGTaggacacaatttactatttaatttttgtaatttattattttttgtatttttatgtaaaaaacgttattttaggtttaggtgatttattttcttgtttttaggtgcatttaatgctttttaggtcaaactttattcctgatatggttaggtatcaattaggagttattttagaatatattttttatagagcccttaaatagtcatctaagtttgtaaacgtttttcaatatattattgaataaaaatcagaaaaggtgaggctttgctcttcttttggttcttcaagaactgtgaacttatcagggattcttccttgtggcgttcaaactttatacctttggttcgtgatttaattataatcaattgGTCAAGGTgttacttatacctttggttcgcaTTTCACTTATAAACGTTGGGTCAgggttttctatcaaaatctgaattttagctttcttgggcaagtattccaatatttttgttaggtCTCAAAGCGTGTCTATTGAGGTTCGCATCAGAGTGCTAACATCGGGTTCACCCATGATCGCACTAAACTCTTTAATAATGGGTCATATTTCCACACCATTAAATTGGAAAACATGCTGAGTAGGAATTGAAAAGTTGGCAGCAACATGAAGAGGAGGTTCATCCATTTTGTTTTGGTGATAGGGACAGATGCAAAAGAGGCCAAGAGGGACATGAGCGTCTTTGAAACTAGGGCAGAGCCTCTTGATCCATGCCGAAACTTCTAAAGGAGATAATTTTGCTATTGGAAGGCTTTGAGAGGTGTTTTCTAAGTTTAGAATACATTTTGTGAAGGTTTAGAGGCCCCCAACGGCTATTTAATACTTAAATGAGGTGGCTAGGATTTTCTGGCCCATGTTATGCATACACAGGGTCAAGGCTGCGTATGCACGATCAACACCTGCGTATGCAGGCCCGTGTATGCGTATGCAAGGAAGAAGGTAGAGCCAAATCCTTTTCCTGTTTGGAGCGTTACTCCTTCCCCAAGACTTTTCCTATGATTCCTACCACCTAAGGGACTATTCAAGGAACAGTCAAGCTCATATTTTCAAGCATCAAAGGTCAAGAAAAGTAAAATTGCATAAGAAATAAATGCAATCATCCCTATGAGTTGTAAATTAAGTACATgtccttaaaaaaaagggaaaaaaagcaagcaaaaatgtaaaagatttttcttaaaatacaaCCCAATGTTTCAAATCAAATCCgaagtaaagaaaaaagtaaaaacagtAAAAAGAAAGTGTTGTGTCTATGTTTATCTGTCTGTCTATAGCATCATCAGAATCGCCTCATCCTTGGCTAATAACTGGGAGTAGTCTCtgaatcaccaccaccaccaccaccaccaccactaccaccatcaccatcacccaAGTAGGCCAAACCTCCAGGACCATACATCTACCTAGAGTACTCGGTCACCTCCAGGTTGAGGTTCTTGGCAAGCCAGATGAGCTCCTCGTGCTCCTGTATAGTAGGCTGAATTGAGAAAGAAGACAGTGTTAGAACAAGTGATTGAGAGATAAAGGAAAAGACAAAGCAAAAAGTGGAAGAGAGCTCGCAGCTCATGTACCCTTAGGGAAAGGGTAACCCATGACATTTATGTTGTGGCCTACCATATGCTTATGAGCAAAACCATTAGGATTGTAGGCATAAATCGACCAAGGAAGATGAGGAGGGTCAATAGGAGCACCAACAGCAGGGCTAGCTTGACATAAGTATTCCATTTGAATATCATCATGTGAAACaatgcaaaggaaaaatggaaatAAATGAGAAGAGGAAGAACATATACCACAGGAGTGAGAAAGGCATGAGTCGGGTATTGTTGAACTCATTATAGTCCAACTCGTCTGTGACCCGCTCGACATAGGGAATGCCATTCCTCCACAACTAGTACTCAACGTCCTTCATGGAAAATGGGGCAAGCATAAATGTCGGAGGATCTATCAGAATTTGTGGGGCATCCTCACCCACCAACTAGTAGCGTACCCTCTTCGTTAG
This genomic stretch from Quercus robur chromosome 4, dhQueRobu3.1, whole genome shotgun sequence harbors:
- the LOC126723111 gene encoding uncharacterized protein LOC126723111 isoform X2, with amino-acid sequence MGETKLINDLTIKRTKRHFRPAHYLLKIQSYSLLCDTGVEKYDSGVFEASGHKWRLSVYPKGNEKLNGSGHISIYLAIVDTEKYTLGWEIYVSFKLFLFDQIRDKFLTIQDVDGVIRRFHDIKTEWGFHKFLSLKSFEDLSQGYLVNDCCIFGAELFVHERNAKREFLTMIKEPLNRTMTWKIENFSSLDKVTYYSQILQVGDVKWKLLVYPKGIYNGEMKAISLFLLCCDCVLPEHKFFAEFKIRIRDQINNENHVEKLEKHWFTTSSNEWGFSHFMPLKDLLDASKGLLVNDALMVEGEIIVMSNVK